One region of Chryseobacterium sp. C-71 genomic DNA includes:
- a CDS encoding DUF2071 domain-containing protein, which translates to MKIPTIHGYIERRILINFTAHPKDIEKILPFPFRPKIYKGKAIVGICLIRLKDIKPKGLPDFIGINSENGAHRIAVEWDEDGEVKSGVYIPRRDTSLQLNTWVGGRIFPGKHYLAKFNVDENKGNYHIDFKSSDDTEISIDAKETETFSKDSVFENLENASDFFEKGDLGYSPNKEKFDGLRLNAYERKVKPLQVSNIKSSFFEDENVFPKGSVQFDNALLMTNIEHEWKSEKPI; encoded by the coding sequence ATGAAAATTCCTACCATTCACGGTTACATCGAACGCAGAATTTTAATTAATTTCACCGCTCATCCGAAAGATATTGAAAAGATTTTACCATTCCCCTTTCGTCCGAAAATTTACAAAGGCAAAGCAATTGTCGGAATTTGCTTGATTCGATTAAAAGATATTAAACCGAAAGGTCTTCCCGATTTTATAGGAATTAATTCTGAAAATGGTGCGCACAGAATTGCGGTTGAATGGGATGAAGATGGCGAAGTAAAATCCGGAGTTTACATTCCGAGAAGAGATACTTCTTTACAGCTGAATACCTGGGTCGGTGGCAGAATTTTTCCCGGAAAGCATTATTTAGCAAAATTCAATGTCGATGAAAATAAAGGAAATTATCATATTGATTTTAAAAGTTCAGATGATACAGAGATTTCAATTGATGCCAAGGAAACTGAAACATTTAGTAAAGATTCCGTTTTTGAAAATTTAGAAAACGCTTCTGATTTTTTTGAAAAAGGTGATTTAGGATACTCTCCAAACAAGGAAAAATTTGATGGTTTAAGACTCAATGCTTATGAGAGGAAAGTAAAACCGCTGCAGGTTTCAAATATAAAATCCAGTTTCTTTGAAGATGAGAATGTGTTTCCGAAAGGTTCAGTTCAATTTGATAATGCTTTACTGATGACAAATATTGAGCATGAATGGAAAAGTGAAAAACCCATTTGA
- a CDS encoding SDR family NAD(P)-dependent oxidoreductase — MDTKKVWFVTGASKGLGLTLVKRLLAEGHSVAATSRNITELQKAVSYENASFLPLEVDLISENSIEAAVSKSIEKFGKLDVVVNNAGYGQLGTLEEISDLESRQNFDTNVFGSLNIIRKTMPYLREQKSGFIINIASIGGLTGEFAGWGIYCATKFAVVGFTEALAAEIKEFGVNATVVYPGYFRTDFLTGGSLRTPKTEIEEYTVARQLQTAHEKDINGNQPGDPEKAALALIELVKMENPPVHLVLGSDAFGIAGNKLNALQSEISEFKTLSTSTDY; from the coding sequence ATGGACACAAAAAAAGTATGGTTCGTGACAGGAGCTTCAAAAGGTTTAGGGTTAACTTTAGTTAAAAGATTATTGGCAGAAGGTCATTCTGTGGCAGCAACTTCCAGAAATATTACTGAACTTCAGAAGGCTGTCAGTTATGAAAACGCTTCATTTCTTCCGCTTGAAGTTGATTTGATTAGCGAGAACTCTATTGAAGCAGCAGTTTCAAAATCAATAGAAAAATTCGGTAAACTAGATGTTGTAGTGAATAACGCTGGTTACGGACAGTTGGGAACTTTGGAGGAAATTTCGGATTTGGAAAGCCGTCAGAATTTTGACACCAACGTTTTCGGTTCTCTGAATATCATCAGAAAAACGATGCCTTATTTAAGAGAACAAAAAAGCGGCTTCATCATCAACATCGCTTCAATTGGCGGATTGACAGGAGAATTTGCAGGTTGGGGAATATATTGCGCCACTAAGTTTGCAGTTGTAGGATTTACAGAAGCTTTGGCTGCGGAAATAAAAGAATTTGGAGTGAATGCAACGGTTGTTTATCCTGGGTATTTCAGAACAGATTTCTTAACGGGCGGTTCACTCAGAACTCCGAAAACTGAAATTGAAGAGTACACCGTAGCAAGACAACTTCAGACTGCGCACGAAAAAGACATCAACGGGAATCAACCGGGCGACCCAGAAAAAGCGGCTCTGGCATTGATAGAATTAGTCAAAATGGAAAACCCGCCGGTTCATTTGGTTTTAGGTTCTGATGCATTTGGAATCGCAGGAAACAAATTAAATGCCCTTCAAAGTGAAATTTCTGAGTTTAAAACGCTAAGTACATCTACAGATTATTAA
- a CDS encoding AraC family transcriptional regulator, which produces MNNRKLYTIDTISEFHRISGLPKPQHPLISLVDYSLVEYQIEESEISWVQDLYFMGFKRDIQGKLHYGQSQYDFDEGLMCFIAPRQVVKMIISKYDVKPSGYLLAFHPDFIWNTPLAKTINNYKFFGYDVNEALFLSEKEEETLIGLFKGIEKEYQSGIDQFTQSIIISQIEVILNYCERFYQRQFITRKKTNHQVLDKLETILEDYFNENVIDKGLPTANYVAEQLNISTNYLGSLLKQLTGQTTQQHIHEKLIEKAKEKLSTTELSVSEIAYELGFEHSQSFSKLFKAKTDISPLEFRKSFN; this is translated from the coding sequence ATGAATAACAGAAAATTATACACCATCGATACCATTTCTGAATTTCACAGAATTTCAGGATTGCCAAAACCTCAGCATCCGCTTATCAGTCTGGTAGATTATAGTTTGGTGGAATATCAAATCGAAGAATCTGAAATCAGCTGGGTTCAGGATTTGTATTTTATGGGTTTTAAAAGAGATATTCAGGGGAAGCTTCATTATGGGCAGAGTCAATATGATTTTGATGAAGGTCTGATGTGTTTTATAGCCCCAAGACAAGTTGTCAAAATGATTATCAGTAAGTATGATGTGAAACCTTCCGGCTATTTACTGGCATTTCATCCCGATTTTATATGGAATACGCCTTTGGCAAAAACCATTAACAATTATAAATTCTTCGGTTATGATGTAAACGAGGCTTTATTTCTTTCCGAAAAAGAAGAGGAGACGTTAATCGGACTTTTTAAAGGAATCGAAAAAGAGTACCAATCTGGAATTGACCAATTTACGCAGAGTATCATCATTTCTCAGATTGAAGTTATTTTAAATTATTGCGAAAGATTTTACCAGCGACAATTCATCACCCGAAAAAAGACTAATCATCAGGTTTTGGATAAATTAGAAACTATTCTGGAAGATTATTTTAATGAAAATGTGATTGATAAAGGTTTACCAACCGCCAATTATGTTGCTGAACAATTGAATATCTCAACCAATTATTTGGGAAGTTTATTGAAGCAATTAACAGGACAAACCACACAACAACACATCCACGAAAAACTGATTGAAAAAGCCAAAGAAAAACTATCAACAACCGAACTTTCCGTAAGTGAAATTGCTTATGAATTGGGGTTTGAACATTCTCAATCTTTCAGTAAACTGTTTAAAGCTAAAACGGATATTTCGCCTTTGGAGTTTCGGAAGTCTTTTAATTAA
- the bla gene encoding class A beta-lactamase, subclass A2, which produces MKKIILILCVALFSVQTFAQNMDELRKELNEIIATKNAIVGVSIKGIENKDTLSINGNMNMPMMSVFKFHIALTVLNEVDKGKLNLKQKIFIKKEDLKDTWSPIREEFPNGNIDLTIDQLLRYTISHSDNNGCDILLELIGGTETVQKFINKNGIKDFTIKVNEEQMRTWENLYINTTTPIATTELLEKFYKGKVLKKATTKYLYQIMVECSRGITWMKAGLPEGTELAHRTGISGTNDENLRVAMNDIGIIKLPNGNHFILSIYLKNITESREDTEKIIVDVTRKVWDFYNRKNAK; this is translated from the coding sequence ATGAAAAAAATAATATTAATACTGTGTGTTGCTTTGTTTTCGGTTCAGACATTTGCTCAAAATATGGATGAACTTCGGAAAGAACTTAATGAAATCATCGCAACAAAAAATGCAATAGTAGGCGTTTCAATAAAAGGAATTGAAAACAAAGACACTTTGAGCATTAATGGAAATATGAACATGCCAATGATGAGCGTTTTCAAATTTCATATTGCGTTGACTGTTTTGAATGAGGTCGATAAGGGTAAACTCAATTTGAAACAGAAAATTTTCATTAAAAAAGAAGATTTAAAAGATACTTGGAGTCCGATTCGAGAAGAATTCCCTAATGGAAATATAGACTTAACTATAGACCAATTATTACGTTACACCATTTCTCACAGCGATAATAATGGGTGTGACATTCTTTTGGAATTAATTGGCGGAACAGAAACGGTTCAGAAATTCATCAATAAAAATGGAATAAAAGATTTCACCATTAAAGTGAATGAAGAACAAATGCGGACTTGGGAAAATCTTTACATCAATACAACAACGCCGATTGCTACGACAGAATTATTAGAAAAATTCTACAAAGGAAAAGTTCTGAAAAAAGCCACTACAAAATATCTCTACCAAATAATGGTGGAATGTTCCCGTGGAATCACCTGGATGAAAGCCGGACTTCCTGAAGGAACAGAATTGGCGCACAGAACAGGAATTTCCGGAACGAATGATGAAAATTTAAGAGTTGCTATGAACGATATTGGCATAATAAAACTTCCGAACGGAAATCATTTTATCCTTTCCATTTATCTGAAAAACATTACCGAATCTAGAGAAGATACCGAAAAAATAATTGTAGATGTTACACGGAAAGTCTGGGATTTTTACAACCGTAAAAATGCTAAATGA
- a CDS encoding alpha/beta hydrolase, whose protein sequence is MKNIFNIILILLFLSFVNCHSNKETQNLNKENNYVFFLHNKFLEENPDGAFSTEYGVKAEYNRVSESFIKDGFVVFSEKRKTKTNGIEYAKKVTKQIDSLISKGVKPNHITVVGTSKGGYIAQFVSTFAKNPDLNFVFIGSFQDTDIEEVPEIEFCGNILTIYEKSDVFGVSALKRKQLSKLPIPHFKEIELNTGLKHGFLYIASDEWLKPCKMWAKRNYELKN, encoded by the coding sequence ATGAAAAATATCTTTAATATTATTCTGATTTTACTATTTCTTAGTTTTGTCAACTGTCATTCAAATAAAGAAACGCAAAATTTAAATAAAGAAAATAATTACGTTTTCTTTTTGCATAATAAATTTTTAGAAGAAAATCCTGATGGAGCTTTTTCTACAGAATATGGTGTTAAAGCCGAATATAATAGAGTTTCAGAATCATTTATAAAAGATGGATTTGTAGTTTTTAGCGAAAAAAGAAAAACAAAAACTAATGGAATTGAATATGCAAAAAAAGTTACAAAGCAGATTGATAGTTTAATCTCAAAAGGTGTAAAACCAAATCACATTACTGTTGTTGGAACTTCAAAAGGTGGATACATTGCACAATTTGTTTCCACTTTTGCAAAAAATCCAGATTTGAACTTTGTTTTTATCGGTAGTTTTCAAGATACAGATATTGAAGAAGTACCTGAAATTGAATTTTGCGGAAACATTTTAACCATTTATGAAAAATCTGACGTATTTGGTGTCTCCGCTTTGAAAAGAAAACAATTATCAAAACTTCCCATTCCCCATTTTAAAGAAATTGAGCTCAATACTGGGTTAAAGCACGGATTCTTATACATCGCTTCTGATGAATGGTTGAAACCTTGTAAAATGTGGGCGAAACGGAATTATGAATTGAAAAACTAA
- a CDS encoding serine hydrolase: protein MKIFFKITFIAVASVFTSCTADAQQKDNYSAKIDSLVKATHPRSFNGVVFIQQNGKTKYKKAYGYVDFNKKTPLKISDRFSTMSIAKQITATLILQEVEKGTIDLHVPIRKYLPDFKYSWADSITVHHLLNHTSGLYSDDLKPNLKLKTGKEFSYSNVGYSVAGMVLEKQSGKTYSELVTALFKKCKMNDSAYPTENSSKLLTKGHTIRKDGSFKLNEKLGFDTSYYFGSHLIVTAPDLAKWNECLHNGKLLKPETYQLMTNYSTTAIHQLFSEKPIGYGYGLRINDKADIYEIGHTGFHPSEGFTAVNLYYPKTKTSVIVMENVANENFDIAYYFEQEIRKIVKESQLLK from the coding sequence ATGAAAATTTTTTTCAAAATCACATTCATTGCCGTAGCAAGTGTATTTACATCATGCACCGCAGATGCCCAGCAAAAAGACAATTATTCTGCAAAAATAGATAGCTTGGTAAAAGCTACCCATCCTCGAAGTTTTAACGGTGTTGTTTTCATCCAACAAAACGGCAAGACAAAGTATAAAAAAGCGTACGGTTATGTAGATTTCAATAAAAAAACACCCCTGAAAATCTCTGATCGATTTTCAACCATGTCTATCGCAAAACAGATTACTGCCACCCTTATTTTGCAGGAAGTTGAAAAAGGAACGATTGATTTGCACGTACCTATTCGAAAATATTTACCAGATTTCAAATATTCTTGGGCAGATAGCATTACCGTTCATCACTTGCTGAATCATACTTCGGGATTATACAGCGATGATTTGAAGCCGAATTTGAAACTCAAAACGGGAAAAGAATTCAGTTATTCTAATGTCGGATATTCTGTTGCGGGAATGGTTTTGGAAAAGCAAAGTGGCAAAACTTATAGTGAATTGGTAACGGCCTTATTTAAAAAATGTAAAATGAATGACAGCGCCTATCCGACAGAAAATAGCAGCAAACTTTTGACGAAAGGTCATACGATCAGAAAAGACGGAAGTTTTAAATTGAATGAAAAATTAGGTTTCGATACTTCTTATTATTTTGGAAGTCATCTGATTGTGACCGCACCAGATTTAGCCAAATGGAATGAATGTCTGCACAACGGAAAACTATTGAAGCCTGAAACTTATCAATTAATGACCAATTATTCAACAACTGCCATCCATCAATTATTTAGTGAAAAGCCAATTGGTTATGGCTATGGTTTACGAATCAACGATAAAGCTGATATTTACGAAATCGGACATACGGGTTTTCATCCTAGCGAAGGTTTTACTGCTGTAAATCTCTATTATCCGAAAACAAAGACCAGCGTTATCGTCATGGAAAATGTAGCGAATGAAAACTTTGATATCGCTTATTATTTTGAGCAGGAGATTAGAAAAATAGTGAAGGAATCTCAACTTTTGAAATAA
- a CDS encoding serine hydrolase has product MIQYTRRTFSIFAVLLILTNNLFAQNKQIKQINSLMKLSHEIGIFNGNVLVAKNNKIIYNASFGFTDATKTNKLSPDYRFNIGSITKEFSAVALMQLKDQGKLTLDDKVSKFIPELPKWANEVSIKNLLQYTSGIPNINWKNIKNDKDLFDGLMGADSLDFKPGTAYDYNNNNLFLRQFIVERVTKMPFKEYIEKFIFKPCQMTSSVMTPFENEEKIARGFNNNLVPDKPDLPITGGTYVTTIDLLKWTNYLHQNKIITKKLLYELGQHFDLPETQSALGQAKFKNENLIEHLHDGRAGNYEAILVSDMNEKFTVILLDNNYNGKVFEISDAIISILKNQKYSFPKRTID; this is encoded by the coding sequence ATGATACAATACACCAGAAGAACTTTCTCAATTTTTGCGGTTCTGTTAATTCTGACAAATAATTTATTTGCACAAAACAAGCAAATCAAACAAATCAATTCATTGATGAAATTGTCCCACGAAATCGGTATTTTTAATGGGAATGTTTTGGTCGCAAAAAACAACAAAATAATATACAACGCTTCTTTTGGGTTTACGGATGCGACTAAAACGAACAAATTATCGCCTGACTACAGATTTAATATTGGTTCGATTACAAAGGAATTCAGTGCAGTTGCTTTGATGCAATTGAAAGATCAAGGCAAACTTACACTGGACGATAAGGTTTCCAAGTTCATTCCCGAGTTACCAAAATGGGCGAATGAAGTATCGATTAAAAACCTATTGCAATACACAAGTGGAATCCCAAACATCAATTGGAAAAACATTAAAAATGATAAAGACCTATTTGATGGTTTAATGGGTGCAGATTCACTCGATTTCAAACCCGGAACAGCTTACGACTACAATAACAATAATCTTTTTTTAAGACAGTTTATTGTAGAAAGGGTAACCAAAATGCCTTTTAAAGAATATATAGAAAAATTCATCTTTAAACCTTGTCAAATGACTTCATCCGTGATGACACCTTTTGAAAATGAAGAGAAAATTGCCAGAGGATTTAATAATAATTTAGTTCCTGACAAACCAGATTTGCCGATAACAGGCGGAACTTACGTCACAACGATTGATTTATTAAAATGGACAAATTATCTTCACCAGAATAAAATAATCACCAAAAAATTACTCTACGAATTAGGTCAGCATTTTGATTTACCGGAAACTCAATCAGCATTGGGGCAAGCAAAATTTAAAAATGAAAATCTAATCGAACATTTACATGATGGAAGGGCTGGAAACTATGAAGCTATTTTAGTTTCTGATATGAATGAAAAGTTTACCGTAATTTTATTGGACAACAATTATAACGGGAAAGTTTTTGAAATATCTGATGCCATCATCTCAATACTAAAAAACCAAAAATATTCTTTTCCAAAAAGAACAATTGACTAA
- a CDS encoding GNAT family N-acetyltransferase, protein MNILKAETKDSELLTTITKRSKAYWGFSEEILKEWEHLLSISKDYIEKNMVYKLVENENIIGYYSYFSIDEKTIKLDNLFILPEFIGKGFGKILMNDFLEKANRLGIKKITLDAEPNAENFYKNFGFETVGQLESSIKDRYLPIMELR, encoded by the coding sequence ATGAACATACTAAAAGCCGAAACTAAAGACAGTGAATTACTGACAACCATCACCAAACGCTCAAAAGCCTATTGGGGATTTTCGGAAGAAATATTGAAAGAATGGGAACATTTACTTAGCATTTCAAAAGATTACATCGAGAAAAACATGGTCTACAAATTGGTAGAAAACGAAAACATTATAGGATATTATTCCTATTTTTCAATTGATGAAAAAACAATTAAACTTGATAATCTTTTTATCCTGCCAGAGTTTATTGGAAAAGGATTTGGGAAAATTTTAATGAATGATTTTTTAGAAAAAGCAAACCGATTAGGAATAAAAAAAATAACACTCGATGCCGAACCTAATGCAGAAAACTTTTACAAAAATTTTGGATTTGAAACCGTCGGACAGCTCGAGAGTTCAATCAAAGACAGATATTTACCTATAATGGAATTACGTTAG
- a CDS encoding GNAT family N-acetyltransferase, translating into MNFDFNKNYILENEWVRLEPLQLSDFDKLLPYSENEPEIWEFNSGGADGKENLEKYISNAILQRETEKEYPFIVFDKTTQMYVGSTRFYAIFIENKTIEIGYTWYGKKYQGSGINKNCKYLLLEFAFEKLNMERVAFAANTKNNRSLNAMKGIGCFVEGVLRNCSTDANGNRIDVARLSILKNEWNENVKSKLKNSIEK; encoded by the coding sequence ATGAATTTCGACTTTAATAAAAACTATATTTTAGAAAATGAATGGGTAAGATTAGAACCTCTTCAACTATCTGACTTTGACAAATTACTTCCCTACTCGGAAAACGAACCTGAAATCTGGGAATTCAATTCCGGAGGTGCAGACGGAAAAGAAAATTTAGAAAAATACATTTCAAATGCGATACTGCAAAGGGAAACTGAAAAAGAATATCCGTTCATTGTTTTTGATAAAACGACACAAATGTACGTTGGAAGTACACGGTTTTACGCCATTTTCATAGAAAACAAAACCATAGAAATCGGCTACACCTGGTACGGAAAAAAATATCAGGGAAGCGGAATCAACAAAAACTGCAAATATTTGTTGCTTGAATTTGCTTTTGAAAAACTCAATATGGAAAGAGTTGCATTTGCAGCAAATACCAAAAACAACCGAAGTTTAAATGCAATGAAAGGAATAGGTTGCTTCGTAGAAGGTGTTTTAAGAAATTGCAGCACAGATGCTAATGGAAACAGAATCGATGTTGCAAGGCTAAGTATTTTGAAAAATGAATGGAATGAAAATGTAAAATCTAAACTTAAAAACAGTATTGAAAAATAA
- a CDS encoding alpha/beta fold hydrolase, translating into MKYKIQLKILHINNFFNKMTKIILILLVLFFFSVDAQTSTVYSKSYGKNTNPAIIFIHGGPSGNATLFEATTAQKLADKSFYVIAYDRRGEGRSIDSAATFTYEEAIRDLNQIYKLYNIKKASLIAHSFGGLVGTIFTEQNPEKVNALVLAGALFSQQETYDHILSTTKIIYQKQNDSLMLSKIAEIESLDKNSAAYRKQCFELAGQNNYFKMPSPTTEANNLRNDYERSDFFKNNIRNTQAPILFYKNEIRNNIDTKPILKKLKNQVKLFAIYGKQDSIFSEKQLNDLQKIVTKKNFKIIENCSHYLFVDQQEIFNNTIEKWLK; encoded by the coding sequence ATGAAATACAAAATACAATTGAAAATCCTCCATATTAATAATTTTTTTAATAAAATGACCAAAATAATTCTGATCCTTCTTGTCCTATTTTTTTTTTCGGTAGACGCTCAAACCTCAACCGTTTATTCAAAATCTTACGGGAAAAACACAAATCCGGCAATCATTTTCATTCACGGAGGACCGAGTGGAAATGCTACCCTTTTTGAAGCTACAACTGCACAGAAGTTAGCAGATAAAAGTTTTTATGTGATTGCCTACGACCGTCGTGGCGAAGGCCGTTCAATCGACAGTGCGGCAACATTTACTTATGAGGAAGCGATTAGAGATTTAAATCAAATTTATAAGCTCTACAACATTAAAAAAGCAAGCCTGATTGCCCATAGTTTTGGAGGTTTAGTTGGAACAATTTTCACAGAGCAAAATCCTGAAAAAGTAAATGCATTAGTGCTCGCGGGAGCTCTATTTTCCCAGCAAGAAACTTATGATCATATTTTAAGTACAACTAAAATAATTTATCAAAAACAAAATGATAGCCTGATGCTTTCTAAAATTGCTGAAATTGAAAGTTTAGATAAAAATTCAGCGGCGTACAGAAAGCAATGCTTTGAGCTGGCAGGTCAAAATAATTATTTTAAGATGCCGTCTCCAACAACCGAAGCAAATAATCTTCGAAATGACTATGAACGAAGTGATTTCTTTAAAAATAACATCCGAAATACTCAGGCACCGATTCTGTTTTACAAAAATGAAATCAGGAATAATATCGACACTAAACCTATCTTAAAAAAGCTGAAAAATCAAGTAAAATTATTTGCCATTTATGGAAAGCAGGACAGCATATTTTCTGAGAAGCAATTGAATGATCTTCAAAAAATCGTCACAAAAAAGAATTTCAAAATCATAGAAAACTGTTCGCATTATCTCTTCGTAGATCAACAAGAAATATTCAATAATACCATCGAGAAATGGCTAAAATAA
- a CDS encoding VOC family protein yields MKISELIIQTSDLNQTEIFYSTILEFKIISKTESSVSFNVGNSILTFEITNKEIKPKYHFAFNIPCNKLEEAMLWISEKISLIEIDGGCVAHFENWRAEAIYFYDNNKNILELIAREDLNNYSENEFSNESIISISEIGIVTEKPIILGNEIIKITKSEFFSKGPKREDFVAVGNENGLFVISNSQRNWFPTSDKAEKQRTKVKIQVDNADFDLEFD; encoded by the coding sequence ATGAAAATCTCTGAACTTATTATTCAAACAAGCGATTTAAACCAAACTGAAATATTTTATTCTACTATTTTGGAGTTTAAAATAATTAGTAAAACAGAAAGCTCGGTTTCATTTAATGTGGGAAATTCTATACTGACTTTCGAAATAACCAATAAAGAAATAAAACCAAAATATCATTTTGCATTCAACATCCCTTGCAATAAGCTCGAAGAGGCTATGCTGTGGATTTCAGAAAAGATTTCACTCATTGAAATTGATGGAGGCTGTGTTGCTCATTTTGAAAACTGGAGAGCGGAAGCGATTTATTTCTACGACAACAATAAAAATATTTTGGAATTGATTGCCAGGGAAGATTTGAATAATTACTCTGAAAATGAATTCAGTAACGAAAGTATTATTAGCATTAGTGAGATTGGAATTGTCACCGAAAAACCAATAATATTAGGAAACGAAATAATTAAAATTACCAAATCGGAATTTTTCTCAAAAGGTCCGAAAAGAGAAGATTTCGTGGCTGTAGGCAATGAAAACGGATTATTTGTGATTTCAAATAGTCAGCGCAATTGGTTTCCTACAAGCGATAAAGCTGAAAAGCAAAGAACTAAAGTAAAGATACAGGTTGATAATGCAGATTTTGATCTTGAATTTGATTAA
- the bla gene encoding class A beta-lactamase, with the protein MITKKKTFILLLALFCIQVFSQKKINLELKNTLEKIVSNKKAEVGISIIGSGNDVVSINDNKLYPMLSTVKFTIALAILDQIEKGKLSMNQKIFIKKEELLEDTWSPFKKENPNGNISITLEEAMKWMISYSDNNLTDILLRIIGGTETVQTFIDSENFIIKNNEEDDSQFVNQIKPNYATLLLKEFSEGKILNKTHTKWLYQAMLNNTTGMKRLKGKLPANIEVSHRTGTSFTNNAGMTGAINDFGIIELPNNKKIYIAVFVHDTFESFDDSEEMIADIAKATYDFYLNTKD; encoded by the coding sequence ATGATCACAAAAAAGAAAACCTTCATACTCCTTCTTGCCCTTTTCTGCATTCAGGTATTTTCCCAAAAAAAGATAAATTTAGAATTAAAAAATACTCTCGAAAAGATTGTTTCAAACAAAAAAGCAGAGGTAGGAATTTCAATCATCGGATCTGGAAATGACGTTGTTTCAATCAATGATAATAAGCTTTATCCAATGTTAAGTACGGTTAAGTTTACCATTGCGCTGGCAATTTTGGATCAAATCGAGAAAGGGAAATTATCTATGAATCAAAAAATCTTCATTAAAAAAGAAGAACTTTTGGAAGATACTTGGAGTCCGTTTAAAAAAGAAAATCCCAATGGAAATATTTCTATAACATTGGAAGAAGCAATGAAATGGATGATTTCGTACAGTGATAACAATTTAACAGATATTTTGCTAAGGATCATTGGAGGAACTGAAACGGTGCAAACGTTCATCGACAGCGAAAATTTCATCATCAAAAATAATGAGGAAGATGATTCTCAGTTTGTCAATCAGATAAAACCTAACTATGCAACTCTATTGCTGAAAGAATTTTCTGAAGGAAAAATATTAAATAAAACTCACACAAAATGGCTTTATCAGGCAATGCTCAACAATACAACCGGAATGAAACGTCTGAAAGGAAAACTTCCAGCAAACATAGAAGTATCCCACAGAACAGGAACTTCTTTTACCAATAATGCAGGAATGACAGGTGCCATAAATGATTTTGGAATTATTGAATTGCCCAACAATAAGAAAATTTATATCGCTGTATTTGTGCACGACACATTTGAAAGTTTTGACGATTCTGAGGAGATGATTGCTGATATTGCCAAAGCTACTTATGATTTTTATTTAAATACAAAAGATTAA